One segment of Candidatus Poribacteria bacterium DNA contains the following:
- a CDS encoding STAS domain-containing protein yields the protein MTTQIRQQNGISILKPTGKVSGRSVSDLREVILPQIEASDTPRILINFEQVNRIDSSGLGPLMEAYAAASRKQGRVGVVNVGKHIKNLIVLSRLVNLFEHFDSEDAAVAGLSA from the coding sequence ATGACAACGCAAATTCGCCAGCAAAATGGCATCTCGATTTTGAAACCCACTGGAAAGGTAAGCGGACGTTCCGTATCAGACTTACGGGAAGTTATTTTGCCACAAATAGAGGCTTCTGATACCCCACGCATCCTCATCAATTTCGAGCAGGTCAATCGGATTGATAGTTCAGGTCTTGGCCCCTTGATGGAAGCATACGCCGCTGCGTCCCGAAAACAAGGACGCGTGGGTGTCGTCAATGTCGGGAAACATATCAAAAATCTCATTGTTCTGAGTCGTTTGGTTAATCTGTTTGAACATTTCGACAGTGAGGACGCTGCTGTTGCTGGACTGTCAGCTTAG